The sequence TATGAAAAAAATCCAAGAAAAAGAGTATGCTACTGACAACTATGATGATATCCACGGAAATCATTTTAATAAATAATATTGAGCAATAGATCAGAATTTTTATAAAATAATAAAGGGAGTTTTCAAATTTATATTGAGACTCCCTTTAAATTTCAATAAGTTTTAAACAAATATTATGGTAAAATATGTCCAGCACTTAGATATAGTTTATACCATTCTTCTCTACTAAGAGTTACCTTACTTCCATCTATTATCTCTTGTAGTCTTGAAATTTTTGTCGTACCAGCTATCATCTGTATCTTAGCTGGGTGTCTTAATATCCAAGCTGTTGCTATTCCAGTAGGTGTTATCCCATATTTTTTAGCTAACTCTTCTAAATTTTTATTTAGCTCTGGGTATTTTTCACTTCCTATAAATACCCCTTCAAAAAATCCATATTGAAAAGGTGACCAAGCTTGTATTGTCATATCATGTAGACGGCAATAATCAAGAACACTTCCATCTCTATCAAAACTACCATCAGTAAGCATATTTACTTCCATTCCACTAGCTATCATATTAGAAAAAGGAAGACTAAATTGCAATTGATTTACTAATAAATCTTGCTTTAAATATTTTTTTAATAACTCTATCTGTGAAGGTTTATGATTAGATACTCCAAAATATCTTACTTTACCACTAGAATGTAAAATTTCAAAAGCTTCTGCTACCTCTTCAGGCTCTACTAAAACATCTGGTCTATGTAGTACTAAAATATCTAAATAAT is a genomic window of Fusobacterium mortiferum ATCC 9817 containing:
- a CDS encoding aldo/keto reductase, giving the protein MNLGKSNLKVPRVAIGCMRINSMNIEELAEYIKFCVDNGLNFFDHADIYGRGECERLFGKALKLSGIKREDIVIQSKCGIVPEKMYDFSKEYIIKSVDEILERLDIDYLDILVLHRPDVLVEPEEVAEAFEILHSSGKVRYFGVSNHKPSQIELLKKYLKQDLLVNQLQFSLPFSNMIASGMEVNMLTDGSFDRDGSVLDYCRLHDMTIQAWSPFQYGFFEGVFIGSEKYPELNKNLEELAKKYGITPTGIATAWILRHPAKIQMIAGTTKISRLQEIIDGSKVTLSREEWYKLYLSAGHILP